The DNA sequence AACATACGGTAACGGAAAGGCTGCTTTTTCTCGAGAGTATTTATGTGTCCATTCATCCGCCACAACCATTGAAAGTGTATGCGGAGCATTTTTGAGTACGTTATCTTGTGGGTCTGCTATGCCTAACTCTATTTCTCTTATTTCTTGGCGAATTTGTATCAGTGCATCACAAAAACGGTCTAGTTCCTCTTTGGACTCGCTCTCTGTGGGTTCAATCATAATTGTGCCTGGTACAGGAAAAGACATCGTTGGGGCATGAAAGCCGTAGTCCATCAAACGTTTGGCTACATCTAAAGCTTCAATACCATATTTTTTGAACTCTCTTAAATCTACAATCATTTCGTGTGCGCAACGCCCATTTTTGCCTGAATAAAGAATAGAATAGTGCTTTTCTAAACGAGCTTTAATATAGTTTGCGTTAACAATAGCCATTTTAGTAGCATTGGTTAGCCCCTTTGCGCCGAGCATACGAATATAACCATAAGAAATAAGCAGTATGCTTGCACTTCCCCACGGTGCCGCAGATACGGCAGAAATTCCTCTTTTACCTCCTGTGGGGATTAAACAGTGTCTAGGTAAAAAGTCTGCCAAGTGAGCGGCTACACAAATAGGTCCCATACCTGGACCTCCACCGCCGTGTGGAATAGCAAAAGTTTTGTGTAAGTTTAGATGACATACATCTGCCCCAATAGTAGCAGGAGAAGTCAAACCTACTTGTGCGTTCATATTCGCGCCATCCATGTATACTTGTCCGCCGTATTGATGAATTATATCGCAAATTTCTTGTATAGATTCTTCAAAAACGCCATGAGTAGAAGGATATGTAACCATCAATGCGGCTAATTTATCTTTATGTTGTTCGGCTTTGGCTTTTAAGTCTGCTACGTCAATGTTACCTTTTTCGTCGCATTTAACTACTACGATTTGCATGTTTAACATAGCCGCAGATGCAGGGTTTGTGCCGTGCGCAGAAGAAGGAATAAGAACTACATTTCTGTGTCCTTCCCCTCTGCTAATGTGATAAGCGCGTATGACTTGTAAGCCTGTGTATTCACCTTGGGCGCCTGAATTGGGTTGTAGTGAGGTTGCTGCAAAACCTGTAATTTCGCATAGCATCTGCTCTAGCTCTTGAATAATCTGTTGATAGCCTTGAGCTTGTTCTATGGGTACAAAAGGATGGATTTGATTGAATTCTGCCCAAGAAACGGGTATCATTTCTGTGGTGGCATTTAACTTCATCGTGCATGAACCGAGAGTAATCATTGAAGTGTTCATGGCTAAGTCTTTGTTTTCTAAGCGTTTCATGTATCGTAGCATTTCGTGTTCTGTATGGTAGCTGTTAAATACAGGGTGAGTTAGATACTCACTTTTTCGGATGCACTTATCAGGGACTTGTAGTTTATCCATCGAATGTATAGTGTCTTTAAGTTTTTGGATGGTAAAGGTTGGACGGTTTTGGGCTTGGGCAAATATGTTAGCAATTTGTAGCACATCCTCAATTTGAGTAGTTTCATCTAAACTTAAATTGATAGAGCCATCAGAGTTATACCAGAAGTTAATTTCATTTGCTTCGGCAATAGATTTGACCGTGCTTACATCTACGTGGTCAATGTTGAGTGTATCAAAATAGTACGTAGTGCGAACTCTGCAACCTGTTTCGGACAATAGCTGAGCTAGAGCTTGGGTATAAGCATGTATGCGAGTAGCAATGTTTTTCAAACCTTTTGGTCCATGATAAACCGCATAAAAGCTTGCCATGTTAGCCAGTAGTGCCTGCGCTGTACAAATGTTGGAAGTTGCTTTTTCTCTTTTGATATGTTGTTCGCGGGTTTGTAGTGCCATGCGCAAAGCAGGACTGCCCTGTGCATCAATAGTTACGCCGATGATTCTACCTGGAATAGAACGTTTATATTCTTCATGAGTAGCGAAAAAAGCTGCATGAGGACCACCGTAGCCCAAAGGTACACCAAAGCGTTGAGAGTTGCCTACTACTACATCCGCGCCCCATTCACCAGGAGGAGTAAGTAAGGTCAAAGCTAGTAAGTCGGATGCTACAATAATTTTTACTTTGTTTTGTTTAGCTTTTTGAACTAATTCCGTGTAATCTTTTACTTCGCCTGTTCTATCAGGATATTGTAGTAGAATGGCAAATACATTCGTGTAGTCTGTTTCTTTTTCAATATCTACAACTTTTACAGTAATACCGACGGGATTTGCACGAGTGTATAAAACATCAATCGTTTGTGGGAATACTTTGTCAGAAACTAAAAGCGTGTGTGCATTAGGAAGGTTTTTTTGTTGTTCATTGTGTAGCATGAGCATAGCTTCGGCAGCTGCGGTAGCTTCATCTAATAAAGAAGCATTTGCAATGGACATAGCAGTTAGGTCGCAGACCATAGTTTGAAAATTCAAAAGTGCTTCTAATCTACCTTGGGCAATTTCAGCTTGATAGGGCGTGTATGCAGTGTACCACCCTGGATTTTCAAACATATTTCTCAAAATGACTGAAGGTGTAATAGTGTTGTAATATCCCAAACCAATATAGGACTTAAATACTTTGTTTTTTTGAGCAATTTTTTTGATATGCTGCAAGTACTGATATTCTGTTAAAGGTTCAGGCAAATTGAGAGTTTTTTTTAAGCGAATAGATTCAGGAATAGTTTGTTCTATCAATTCATCTATACTGCTAACATTCATTTCTTTGAGCATGGCTTGCAAAGATTGACCTTGACTACCTATATGGCGATGCTCAAACTCCTCTGTATAATGAACAGTTGTATTCATACTTAAATTAGTGCGTAAAATTAAAAAGCTAAAAGCAATTAAAAAAGTTTATCAACCGTTGGAAAAATGTTCTATTTAACAAATCAAAAAACATCAGCATCTTGAATATATTGGTTCTTGATAGCTCTATGTGCTTTGATAGCTTTGAGGCTTAGTACAACACCTACTATCAGAGTAAAAATTGCTCCTACAGCCATACCAATTTTGTGGTTAGATAATAAAAAGAAATCATAAAAACCATGAAAGATAACTGCTAAAGCTACTCCAATAAGTTGGTAGAATGCACTTTTTCCAGGATTAAATTTGGCTAATCCAACGTAGTAGCCCATAGCTACTGCAAATGTAGCATGCGCAGGTACAGCAGTAAAAGCACGTACAATAGTTACATGAATGCCCTCCATTGAGTAAAGAATATTTTCAATTCCTGCAAAGCCCATAGAAACCATCATAGAATATACTATTCCATCAAAAGGTTCGTTGAAAGCTTTTAACCTATATGAATATCCCCGCAACATAACATATTTACTTGATTCCTCTACCAAAGCTACTTCCACAAAAGCGTGTAAAAATATGCTTTTTATATCATCACTGTTTTGCCAGCTTCCAATGAGCTCAACTTCTTGAAGAATATCTTGTATGAATATGAAAATTGTGCTCAATCCCCCTAAAAAGAAAGTTATTGCCAAGTTTTTGATAGGCTCTTTATCACGTTTGTCCTTTACATAAATGAAAGTGTTTATGATTATCACAGGCAGTAAAGCTAAAAGAACAATAACCATATAAGTTCCAAATCTACTAACTTTAACATTGTTGGAAAAATTTTTTTGATAGGTGAGATTCACTTGATGCATTAGTGAGATCCTCCGCCGTGTAGTCCTGTGAGTTCTGCCAGCACCTTATTGCAAGGATAGTTTTTTCTAAACTACGCGAGAGTTTTGAGTACATAATTTGTAGTTCCTACCCCACAGCGGCAGACTTAAACAACTTGTAAAAAATAATGCGCTTAATTTTTATACTTTTGCCATCATGTTTTTATCGCTATCAGAGGGAATTTACACGGTAGGACTGGATAAAAAATTTGTTCCTTTTAATAAAGAGAAAGACCGCTTGGAAGAAAGAAAAGGGACTTTGTTAGTGCACATACAGCCCTTCCTTGTGTATGCACACCACGAATGGGTACTGTTAGATACAGGATTAGGATATTTGCAAGGCACAGAGTATCATATTCACCAAAATTTAGCTAAGTCAGGTTTATCTTACAAAGAGGTACGCAAAGTGTTACTTAGCCACCTACACTTTGATCATGCTGATGGTAGTATCTCCGCAGAAGGCGAAGTACTATTTCCAAACGCAGAATACTTTGTGCAGGCAGGCGAATACTATAATGCCATAGCCCAAGAAAGTAAATCATACCACAGACAGCGCTTAGAACAACTATACAAAACAGGACAATTACACCTGCTTTCTGAAAAAAAAGGACATATCAGTCCGTATATTCATTTTGAAGTTTCAGGCGGACATACACAATATCATCAAGTTTTTTGGGTAGAAAGTCAAAATGCAGTTTATTTTTATGGGGGAGATGTATTGCCCAGCGCAGGACAAGTGAACCGAAAATTTGTAGCTAAGTACGATTATGACGGTAAAAAAGCTATGCAGGATAGAATAAAATACGCACAACAAATAGCAAATGAGGAACTAATCGTTTTGTTTTATCATTCTGATAATTTACAAGGAGCTAAATTACATGCGTATCATGATACCTTTGAGGTTGAACCTGTTTATGCAAATAAAAAGTTGGATAATACTCAACTTACTTTCTGAATGGCTGAAAAAAACAGCTTTACACACGGCTAATTTGAGGTTCAGCTTAATTTTTTTACTTTTATTCAAAACAACCGTCTTTGCTCAAACCATTTGGAAAGTTGAACCTACATCTGAAATTAAGTTCACAATAAAGAACATGGGTGTTTCGGTAGAAGGCAAGTTCAAAAATTTTGTAGCTCATATCAAGTTTGATCCTGATCACTTAGACCAAAGCGAAATAGAAGGTATCGTGTACGCCAATTCAATTGACACAGATATTAGTGCAAGAGATAGACATCTACGCGATGAAGAATACTTTTATGTGGCAAAATATCCTCAAATTACTTTTAAATCTGCACAAATATTCAAGCATCAAAACTATTACATTGCCCGCGGAACGCTGACAATGAAAAATGTCAAAAAGGAAATATTGATACCTTTTTACTTTACACCCAATCAAGATAACAAGGCGCGTTTTAGCTCCTCTTTTTCATTAAACAGGCTAGACTATAATGTAGGGGGTAAGAGCTTAATGCTAAGTAATGATGTTAACGTAAAACTAGAAATTCAAGCTACTAAGTAGCAGGCTGATAATCAAAGTAAAGGCTCAAATGCAAAACAAAAAATTATACGCAGGTATTGCTTATTTTTTGGAACATTTTTAATTTTGCATCATCTATCATAAGGATGAGGAGAAGTGGCAGAGTGGTTTATTGCAGCGGTCTTGAAAACCGTCGTGGGTAACACCCACCGGGGGTTCGAATCCCTCCTTCTCCGCTCCCCAGCCCTCTTGCTAAAAACAAGAGGGCTTTAATTGTGATACGTTGTTTTAGGTTCATTTGTCTAAATGCTGACAGGTTTTGCCCTTATGATACACACACTTACGCTCTTCAAAAATTGAATAAACGAATAAAAAACTTGCATTGTATGTAAACTTTATCTAATTTTGCAGTCCCTCTGTAAGCATGGGTTCTTAGCTCAGTCGGTTAGAGCAACGGACTCATAATCCGTAGGTCCAGGGTTCGAGCCCCTGAGAACCCACCAGCAAGCAAAAAAATAAGCCTTTTTCATATATGAAAAAGGCTTTGTTATTTGATATAAAGGTTTCTTATCGTTTCATAATAGGTTTT is a window from the Bacteroidia bacterium genome containing:
- the gcvP gene encoding aminomethyl-transferring glycine dehydrogenase, whose protein sequence is MNTTVHYTEEFEHRHIGSQGQSLQAMLKEMNVSSIDELIEQTIPESIRLKKTLNLPEPLTEYQYLQHIKKIAQKNKVFKSYIGLGYYNTITPSVILRNMFENPGWYTAYTPYQAEIAQGRLEALLNFQTMVCDLTAMSIANASLLDEATAAAEAMLMLHNEQQKNLPNAHTLLVSDKVFPQTIDVLYTRANPVGITVKVVDIEKETDYTNVFAILLQYPDRTGEVKDYTELVQKAKQNKVKIIVASDLLALTLLTPPGEWGADVVVGNSQRFGVPLGYGGPHAAFFATHEEYKRSIPGRIIGVTIDAQGSPALRMALQTREQHIKREKATSNICTAQALLANMASFYAVYHGPKGLKNIATRIHAYTQALAQLLSETGCRVRTTYYFDTLNIDHVDVSTVKSIAEANEINFWYNSDGSINLSLDETTQIEDVLQIANIFAQAQNRPTFTIQKLKDTIHSMDKLQVPDKCIRKSEYLTHPVFNSYHTEHEMLRYMKRLENKDLAMNTSMITLGSCTMKLNATTEMIPVSWAEFNQIHPFVPIEQAQGYQQIIQELEQMLCEITGFAATSLQPNSGAQGEYTGLQVIRAYHISRGEGHRNVVLIPSSAHGTNPASAAMLNMQIVVVKCDEKGNIDVADLKAKAEQHKDKLAALMVTYPSTHGVFEESIQEICDIIHQYGGQVYMDGANMNAQVGLTSPATIGADVCHLNLHKTFAIPHGGGGPGMGPICVAAHLADFLPRHCLIPTGGKRGISAVSAAPWGSASILLISYGYIRMLGAKGLTNATKMAIVNANYIKARLEKHYSILYSGKNGRCAHEMIVDLREFKKYGIEALDVAKRLMDYGFHAPTMSFPVPGTIMIEPTESESKEELDRFCDALIQIRQEIREIELGIADPQDNVLKNAPHTLSMVVADEWTHKYSREKAAFPLPYVRKNKFWASVARVNDLYGDRNLVCTCPPIESYQNAEV
- a CDS encoding PrsW family glutamic-type intramembrane protease; protein product: MVIVLLALLPVIIINTFIYVKDKRDKEPIKNLAITFFLGGLSTIFIFIQDILQEVELIGSWQNSDDIKSIFLHAFVEVALVEESSKYVMLRGYSYRLKAFNEPFDGIVYSMMVSMGFAGIENILYSMEGIHVTIVRAFTAVPAHATFAVAMGYYVGLAKFNPGKSAFYQLIGVALAVIFHGFYDFFLLSNHKIGMAVGAIFTLIVGVVLSLKAIKAHRAIKNQYIQDADVF
- a CDS encoding MBL fold metallo-hydrolase, which produces MFLSLSEGIYTVGLDKKFVPFNKEKDRLEERKGTLLVHIQPFLVYAHHEWVLLDTGLGYLQGTEYHIHQNLAKSGLSYKEVRKVLLSHLHFDHADGSISAEGEVLFPNAEYFVQAGEYYNAIAQESKSYHRQRLEQLYKTGQLHLLSEKKGHISPYIHFEVSGGHTQYHQVFWVESQNAVYFYGGDVLPSAGQVNRKFVAKYDYDGKKAMQDRIKYAQQIANEELIVLFYHSDNLQGAKLHAYHDTFEVEPVYANKKLDNTQLTF
- a CDS encoding YceI family protein, coding for MQIKSWIILNLLSEWLKKTALHTANLRFSLIFLLLFKTTVFAQTIWKVEPTSEIKFTIKNMGVSVEGKFKNFVAHIKFDPDHLDQSEIEGIVYANSIDTDISARDRHLRDEEYFYVAKYPQITFKSAQIFKHQNYYIARGTLTMKNVKKEILIPFYFTPNQDNKARFSSSFSLNRLDYNVGGKSLMLSNDVNVKLEIQATK